From Mytilus galloprovincialis chromosome 9, xbMytGall1.hap1.1, whole genome shotgun sequence, the proteins below share one genomic window:
- the LOC143044555 gene encoding uncharacterized protein LOC143044555, with protein sequence MVLPTCLKRRHSLKGVRLVAAIKRIRGGQPQGLKEFARFQKDNKLDNLSMDDLRQQVLDLTGAELQDLLQFANRDNTVEEARWATHCLILYANEYGQPSGQDLTQSQDQTPTTSANPVNVQMSGDIVQSSGDNNNNGTNKRKMDDLEDRIANLENTTKEEVVKNLKEKVRTLCLQDNPSDSLILLTLEELAKAARRVNHDDADTFEELTRQANRHQLKLDISSLCLSVLGGKVADAITKAVSKCLKEKQPEKDTTPKPEDSPLHNLYPQYQAPCMYPYNAMPYLQPPYPGGFNNNYRGRPRNSGNFGNSGIRQRGACLFCESTSHQIRDCEKMKAAKGK encoded by the exons atGGTTTTACCCACGTGTTTGAAACGGAGGCACTCATTAAAAGGGGTACGGTTAGTGGCAGCTATTAAGAGAATAAGAGGAGGACAACCACAGGGCTTAAAGGAGTTTGCCCGTTTTCAAAAGGACAACAAATTGGATAATTTATCCATGGATGATCTGAGGCAACAG GTTCTGGATTTAACTGGTGCAGAACTACAAGATTTACTTCAATTTGCCAATAGAGATAATACAGTTGAAGAAGCCAGGTGGGCCACACATTGTTTGATACTGTATGCAAATGAATATGGGCAACCTAGTGGACAAGATTTAACCCAGTCACAAGATCAA aCTCCCACTACTAGTGCTAATCCTGTCAATGTGCAGATGAGTGGTGACATTGTGCAGAGTAGTGGTGACAACAACAACAATGGGACAAATAAAAGGAAGATGGACGATTTGGAAGACAGGATTGCTAACTTAGAGAATACTACAAAAGAAGAAGTTGTTAAGAACTTAAAGGAGAAGGTGAGGACACTTTGTCTGCAAGATAATCCTAGTGATTCACTCATATTACTTACTCTGGAGGAACTTGCTAAAGCTGCAAGACGGGTTAATCATGATGATGCCGATACCTTTGAAGAGTTAACACGTCAGGCAAACCGACATCAATTAAAATTAGATATCTCTTCTTTGTGTTTGTCCGTACTGGGTGGTAAGGTTGCGGATGCAATCACAAAAGCTGTGTCGAAGTGTTTAAAGGAAAAGCAACCTGAAAAGGATACTACTCCAAAACCTGAAGATTCGCCATTGCATAATTTATACCCGCAATACCAGGCTCCTTGTATGTATCCATACAATGCTATGCCTTACTTGCAACCGCCATATCCAGGTGgctttaataataattataggGGTAGACCCCGAAATTCTGGAAATTTTGGAAATTCTGGAATACGTCAGAGAGGTGCTTGTCTGTTTTGCGAGAGTACAAGTCATCAGATAAGAGACTGTGAAAAAATGAAGGCTGCAAAGGGAAAATAA
- the LOC143044554 gene encoding uncharacterized protein LOC143044554, producing MDELDKRITCSSGHKRKKSFQGSFLQFLQDLDCKHLSVCTPDDIRRFLIWKDFSGKTTIHGVHCKHLGQKGEFDCFCPKRLASGTVEGVINQLVNIFDDNGFGRYWDIFSKSGNPACAPIVKEYLKLIREEQASAHVLPKQAKPIFLSKIKAMCSYIDREIKSPGLSLRERYILYRDRAWMKLQFFAGDRASDLSLVVAQEVKVLNDNSGLVFQHTFGKTLRGDKGKSNTFVIKKCDDLSICPVQGLLDYVNFCQVSTVDMSVGYLFRIVSEKGRVLDKAVNYSVMYERLRYYLSLLGIYEGETPHSFRSGCAVTMALSGAAENVDQAMKHIGWFGRTSAEYYSRIHTLVDAGSIALRLSQVANGSENIETVFKEQADYSSLVHVFNKE from the coding sequence ATGGACGAGTTAGATAAACGAATAACTTGTTCATCAGGTCACAAGAGGAAGAAAAGTTTTCAAGGTTCTTTTCTCCAATTTCTCCAAGATTTAGATTGCAAACATTTGTCAGTTTGTACACCTGATGATATTCGAAGATTTTTAATTTGGAAGGATTTTTCTGGAAAAACTACTATTCACGGTGTTCATTGCAAACATTTAGGCCAAAAGGGGGAGTTTGACTGTTTTTGTCCAAAACGACTGGCTTCCGGTACAGTTGAAGGGGTGATTAATCAATTGGTTAATATATTTGATGATAATGGCTTTGGGAGATATTGGGACATTTTTTCTAAGTCTGGTAACCCTGCTTGTGCCCCCATAGTAAAAGAATATCTTAAACTAATCAGGGAAGAACAAGCCAGTGCACATGTATTGCCAAAACAAGCTAAGcctatatttttatcaaaaattaaggCAATGTGTTCATACATTGATAGGGAAATTAAAAGCCCTGGTCTGTCATTACGGGAGAGGTATATTCTGTATAGAGATAGAGCTTGGATGAAACTACAATTTTTTGCAGGTGATAGGGCTAGTGACCTTTCTTTAGTTGTTGCTCAGGAGGTAAAAGTATTAAATGATAATAGTGGCTTGGTTTTTCAACATACGTTTGGAAAGACACTCCGAGGTGATAAGGGAAAGAGTAATACATTTGTTATTAAAAAGTGTGATGACTTGTCTATTTGTCCTGTACAAGGTCTGCTTGATTATGTTAATTTTTGCCAAGTCAGTACAGTTGATATGTCAGTAGGTTATTTGTTCAGAATAGTTTCTGAAAAAGGCAGAGTGTTGGATAAGGCTGTCAATTACTCTGTCATGTATGAGAGATTGCGTTATTACTTATCACTGTTGGGAATTTATGAAGGAGAAACCCCCCATAGCTTTCGATCAGGTTGTGCAGTTACCATGGCTTTATCAGGGGCAGCTGAAAATGTAGACCAGGCAATGAAACATATTGGTTGGTTTGGCAGAACAAGTGCCGAGTACTATAGTAGAATTCATACATTAGTTGATGCAGGCAGTATTGCATTGAGATTATCTCAGGTTGCAAATGGGTCTGAAAATATTGAAACTGTATTTAAAGAACAAGCTGACTATTCTAGTTTAGTTCATGTTTTTAACAAAGAGTAA